The window GACATAAATAGGTACGAATGATTTTGTAACTAATTAATTTTCACATACCTGGACACAGTTGTGTATTGCAGTCTTTGATATCTACTGTTTTGTTGCAACCACTTTCTAGCAAGCATGTACGAAATCGACGAAACACACCGCGACCACAAGAGACGGAACAAGGGCTCCATATAGCCCAGGATGTGTAAGACATTGCTTCTACACATAAAATGCATAATAATAAAACTTTTCTCTTCTGATCATTTTTGTAATCACCTGCAAACACACTaatcaataacaaaaaaaatttcagtacCTATATCGACGCAATAACAGAGTCGTCGAATCCCTTCACTAAACTTGCCATCAGTGGAACATTTAATTCGACCAGGAACCCGTGCGTATCcagaacaaatatttttattaaaaaagaaagatgggTCATATTCTTTCGAAAATGTCTTTTGAGAATCATCAGGAGAACAAGTCACGCCCTGTATATCAGTATAATCATATCCACTGATAGATGTTTCAAATACATGCGTTGTATTCTCCGTATCAATAATATCAGAGCACGCAAATTTACTTCCAAGATTCTCACATGTTTCTGTACAATCAGTTAAAGGTTTTGCAAGATAGAAACCTAAAACAAGTTTTTAGTTATAGTCACATGGTTACGTAAGTTTGCGAACActacttaaaatatatattgagCTAACCTGGACAAGGAAAATCATTACATAGTCTTTGTTCAACATCTAAGCCAGAGCAATTGGCTCCACCCCTTGCTGGTATTGGGTTAATACAAAATCGTAACTTAGTCTCAGTGCCATTTGCGCAGCTCCTATCACAGTTTCCCCATTCACTCCATTCCGTCCAATTACCATTAACTAATGTGGTAACAATAAGTTTTCGTTATAGAACAGGACAAAGATGTTAGGAAACAGCGGTTATTGGTTCAGGCTATCTTTTCAGCTTTAAAACAGGCTATTCTACATTACAGTAGACATAAAATTTCATTGAAATCAAGACTTACCAAATGTATCTGTAATTACATAAACACATTTACTCATCGGTCCTACTCCAGCACTAGTGTAACCAGCAATGCATACACTGTAGTTTGTATACAGATCGAGTTCTGTAACATCACAAGTATTTATATCATCGCCAATGCAATCTTTAAACTCCATATTCTTACATATCTGTCCAGCGGTGCAATTGGTAGGTTCATCTGCATGTTGGTAATAAACATGGTAACCTAATAGTTCACCTTGCCACGATGATTGAGGTAGTTTCGTAAATTTCACATTTATTCCTGAACTGCTAATGTTATTTGCAAATGTAATTTGTGGAGAATATAATGGaactaaacattaaaaattaaacttaataTATACGTAAGATgaaggtttttattagatttgATCAAGTATACAtagtttattattataaaactaTTTCCGATTCAGTTCCTACTGGAATTGTTATCAATGAGGGTTCTGTGACAGAGTTCTAGTGGATTTATAGTTCTTTTAGACAACACCACTGATTAATTGGACAAATGCCCAAGATATCAATACTGTATAAGTGTtttttaattaacacatttgtagtAGTGTGGCATAACATTCTACACCGGAAGTAAACACTTTACCACAAGGTTAATTGccgacaatgttaaaaaaaaagaagcaatgCTTTTACCATTTTCAGATGTTCGCATATCACTTGTCACCAAAGGTCCAATTCCTTTTCTTCCTATGCCATAAATTGCTATTCGATATGAAGTATAATTATTTAAGTTGTAAATTGATGCGCTCAGCTGATTACCAGGAACAGTGAATGTTGTAGAAAACTCATTATATTCTTCCCACGGTTTTTCATGTTTATTGTAAGATatgaagaaagtaatttctcCCCTTTTTTTCATTGGGTTAATATCAGACCAATTGAAATGCAAGCTCTCTTTTATGTCCATATTTATTTGTTGGAGAAACTGTATTTTTCCAATGGgtgctacaaaaaaataaataaatattgtcaAAATACATACCAAGCAAAATTTCAATTACAAACCAGAATCTATATCTTTTGTTAACTTACCCATTTCATCTGTAGTAAACTGTAACCAGCCTTTCATTCCACATCCGGGAGTGGTGCATCCTTGTACAGAAACATTATATTGTGTATATGGAAACAAAGCAGAAATCGAACTTCTATAATCATCCAGGTAATCCAAAAAACTGATGTTAGGTGGTCGAAGAGTATGTAACGTATTATTCGCCAATATTCCAGATATTTCTAACTGGAACGAGTTTAAAATACCATTTTGAAAGTCACTCGGCACTTTTTGCCATGTAACAGTCACGCTGTCCGAAGTTACTGACGTGACATTAACATTTGAAGGTGGAGCAGTAGGAACTAAAATGAAGGTACTGTTTTAAAAGAAGGGTTTATATTTTcgaaattttcaacaaaaaaaccaTTAAATCAAGAATTTGCAGTCTAAAGcacgtttgaaaaaaaaaataatatacgtACCGTCCTCAAATGTTTTTAGTATgagagaaaataaaaatggtgCATCAGAAGTGTAAGGTCCGTCACCTACTTTTGTAAATGCTCTCACTTTGATTTCATACgaggtaaaaaaatttaaattttccacTACTAATATGGATGCTGGTTCATCAATAACGTCAAACACCACCTCATGCGCTGTTAAGTTAATCAAATTCAAAAGATGAACTTTGTAACCTCGGATGATGCCATTTCTGTGTTCTCGTTTAGGTAATGTGACATTTAAGGTGATCGAACTGCTACTGTTTGCATATCCAGATATGTTCGTAGGTGGGCCATCAGGAGCtaccaaaaaataaaactaattaCAGGCTGTAAACTTCACCCAATAAAAATAAGTGAAAAAGGAAATaatgttaaaagataaaaaaaattagttcagATAAGCTTACCATCTTGAGCAGTCACAGCCCATTTAAAACTGTGTGGCCCATTACCAATACTGTTCTCAACATACACAACAGCAGTGTAATTCCAATATTTCTTTAATCCTGTTGCGGTATGCGTATTCACAGTCAAATTTTCCACATTTTCTTTTAGAATATCATTTagtaataaattataaattctCTCTCCATACAACTCACTCTCCAGAAAAACGACATGATAAAACCTTAAAATACCATTCATACAAAAATGTCCAAGTGGACCGATTGTAATAAACAGAGATGACGATGAAGATGTATTCGACATTGTGAAGTTAGGTGCACACGAGGGATATGTCTCCGCTGTTCGAAACACAACGGTACGCTGCATGTTAGAGCAATTTACCAtggtgcaaggtgtaaaattgaattcgtaATTTGTAAAAGGATAGAGACCGGTAAAATTTAAATCGACTACTTTCGAGGAGTTTGGTGGTTGCTTCATAGAACATGACACATTAACGTTTGACATTTGTTTCCAATAGTTCCACTCATCTGAGGTATGAGTGAGATTTTTTATTACGTTAATAAAAGTACTTTTCCAATCGGTTGGTCTGTAGTTAATTACATAATGGGTTATTATACCGTTCTCGTTCTCGCGAGGAACTTGACCAAATCTTATATTTATGGAATTGTGTGTTTTGTTGATCAGCTTGACAATAGATAGGTAATAATTTGGCACTATTTAtacaaataagaaaaagaataaGCAATTATCTAATAATAGagatataaaatgaaaaaacagaTGCAAGGACaaactttataaattttaagtccTGAGAACACCATCTTACCTTCTTGTCCTGTAGCAAAACAAATTTGGGCTGTAGGTCCATTTCCTATTTCATTAAAGGCAAATATAGTTACTTTAAACAAGTTAAAATAATCAAGGACAGATGAATTAAACATATCTTGTTTGTATAGTAACAATGATGTAAAAGCTACTGATTGAGACAAACTGGGATATAATGGTTCAATTGTCAAGTTATAACCAGACATTTCCCACGagttaaaaatttcaatgtCTTCTGTGTAATTCCATCGAATAAATACAACGCCAGGAGATATTAACTCTAACAACAAAATGTTGGGTGCTTCTTCTGGCACTAGAAAAAGAATACATAGTTAAGGAAATAAGATTTCAAGACAATGCAATCAGACAGACAGATGAATAAGATGATATAGACAAAAAGTTCAAATAGGATTTAATTTTCCACATTATAACGGAGAAATAGGGCAaagttattcttttaaaaatagtcTTTATGCAGTATAAATTAATAGATTGATCGAATATCTTTAGAAATGTTGAGTTCTTCAGAAGAAGAAATTCttgcaaaaagtaattttcaCGAATccgtgaaattttaaaaattatcgaAATTTGCGATTTATTGCAAATTTTCGAAATAACAGTGTAAAAAACTGGTTAGATGTAATTCATTTTCTaaaatatcttttgtttactTTCACCACAAGCAAACTTCTgggaagttttaaattattacactTCTGTGTATATACCACCAAAATTGTTTTAACTGTTCTAAAAAATGCCCTCAAAATAGAGAAAAACACCATCTGTAAGATATCCAGATTTAAAACCATTTATCACCATCTGTAAGATATCCAGATATACTCTTTTTAAGAGCCACATCATGTGTTATAAATACTATGACCTCGCCAATTTTTATTCTTGTagaaaatttggttaaaatttcggGAAATCTTCCAGATATGTTTTAAGGTGGTTGGTTTCGGCAGCATTGATTTCAAATAGCACACACAAACATAAAAAGGAATAGCgggaacaaaaaacaaacttgaAATCGTAATTTCAAAATCCATGGCATTTTTCCAGGAAAACCCTCTTCAGGTTTTGTTTAACAGCACAATTAGTTGGTTTCAAGGATGTTTCTAATATATAAATCATTAGAGCAGAGTCAGAGCACAAGTTAATATCCTCAAAGGTAGGTCTTTTTTGCAAAATCAAAGTAATTTTAATATGATTAGTAGGTCCTTTAGGTCATCCAAGCTAACCAACTTAGATACTTACACCACTGGTCAGATCTACAGAACATACTAGCGAAAGCACCAACTCCAGCATCGTTTACTGTTGCAACCAAAATGCTATAATTAGTAAAAGCTTCTAAACCTGTTATTTCATATGAAGTTATAACATCATCTCCATAGCTAAAATCGCTGAAATTTCTTAAGGTTGAGTGCATATCTGCATAATCGTATGATGAGAAACTTTTTTGTGTGTTATTGTAattaaaatcaacttttttCCAATATATTCTGATTGTCATATTCTCGCTGTTCCAATGTGTTATATTATCATACATCGACCATTCAACTTCTATTGAGGTATGACTGGTGTTAAATGCACCAACATCTTGTGGTGGGATGATATTAACTAAGAAAGGTAAGAATGAATTATGAAGGACTTAGTGTTTCATAAGCATAACAAAAAAGTCATATTTCTTGCACACAATGTCCAAGATAAAGACATACCATCAATAGGTGTGTGGAGAACCTGCTTTCCTCTTGGTCCGATACCCTGATGGGTCAAGCTCCATAAGGCGATTTCGTATTTCTTGTATGGTGAAAGGTTGAAAAGAAACAGTTTTAATCGgccagttttaaaatattttacaaaatggtGGTGGATTGATAGAGAATCTATCAAATAATAACTGGTAATATTTACTAAAAAACCAACATGATATCTTTCGTCTTCAACATGGTTATTTATCTTAAGCGTAACAGTAGATGAGTTCAGTGGTGTAGCTGTAAATTTCAATGGTGTTGGTAGCACTAGTGAGTAATAATGAAAGGGAAACTTTAGATAGGGAGAAAATCTTAAAACAACCACCAATTAATTACAATTCTTACCATTCTTACCGGTTTGATGTCGAAATTATGAAAAATCGACTATTATATCGAGTTAttgtgtaattttaaaaaaatttagcataTATTTTCGTTGAGTCCCTTCTGTTTCTATTTATACCGTTTTTCTATTCTATGCTACACAACTCAAAagttcaaataaaatatttacaatttgaATATCAAAACACAATTCAAATCAGTTAGTAGTTAAActttcattaaaaatattattacctCCAATAGTTGAAGCTTTATCATAATCTCtcataattaagtattctcTGCCATCGTGTGCAAAACTTTGAGTTGGTATTGTGTAAAATGCATTTTCAATATTATGTGGTAGGTATGATAACAAAACCAGTAAACCAACTTTGGTGGTTCTGGTGGGATTGATTCTaaataatttatacaaaaaccaaaaattttaGTGGGAACAAAGCTTAGAACTTTTTCACACCAATTGGAAAACTTAATTTCAAAATCTAGGGCATTTTTTAGAACAAACCTCTTCATGCTTTGTTCATAACAACAGGACCATTCGGCTTAAAGCATTTTTTCTGCCATATAAATCATTTGAGATAGAAAACGTAAacatattttaacaaattaagTGCCATATTATTTTAggagataaaaattaatattatgaTGCTGGACAATTTGACTTAAACTTAATTCTAAGACAATCCAGGACATTTGGCAAACTCAAAAACATTCAGGATCAGTTTGTTACATCAATAACTACAATACTCTTCctaatttacttaaaaaacagTTAATGTGTACTCACTTCACCAATTGAACTGGTTTATAACCAATGTATCTGATTGTTGGTTTAGTGAAGTATTGACTGAAGAAATGTTTTAACTAAAACAGCATAAATTGTTTCTGAGAAATTtgaaagtaaatgttttttaaatgatgGAAAAAGAAATACACATATAAGAGAACTAGGTAAATTGTAGCTGTGAACCCACCATAAGATGTACAGATTGATATATAAAGTCTTTTTCCTCAGTGTTATAATTAGCAGGTTGATAAAAATCTTGGGAGAAAATAATGAGTTTAATCTGTACATACTTTCGGTAATCTGTTGTGCTTCCtggtataaatatttaaaaatttaaattaataaacaaaaaataatatgaaaaaatataaaggcACAACtgcaatgcaattaaaagtcaTTAGTTAATGAATGTGCAATATTtgttctaaattttcaaattaatatACAATGTGCGATAGTAATAccattaaaatatatttacataccAAACAAGTACCAATTGTAAATAACTTCTGCATCAGCATATGAATTGGGaacagaaaaaatagaaaaatcatCAATACAAACGTTTGATCCAATTGATAATACCATTACATCATTTTTACTTCCAGATGGGTAGCTGCAACCTTCACTGTTAGCAATACGAACACTATTTAGAAATATGCTTACGTTTGAAGAACTTAGTTCTACGTTTACGTAAATCCATGAGTTTAATGGTAATGTTGTAAAAAAGCAAATTTCGCCATTCCATTGAATGTTAGTCTGAGCAGCAATGGTTGCTTCGCTTGATGAATATGTTACCTGCATAGATATATCACCGAATCGAAACACTTTACTCTGTTCTATTGAGGTTTCTTGGTGAGAAACATAAAACCAAAATCCAATGACGTATTTTTCTGTGCAGGTGGAAAAATCACCGGAACATGGAGTTGCAACAGAACCAATCTTGGAAAACTGATTACTTACACAAGCTGCATAATCCATTGGTCCTGGTTTCAAACTCACATTACCACTACTTTGATAAGTTAATCTGAATTCACCTTTGTCAGACTGTGTTGTTGTTTCATAGTCAAATGGGATGTATACAAGAGCATCTTTAAAAATACCCTGTGCAAATGCTAGAAAAAACACAAATAGCTGTCTTGTAACTAGAAAAAATGTACCAGGAAATGCTGTGTATTGCTGTAATATTTCATTCAAcaacaagtttaaaataaaCATCCCAGTTAATCTATACTCTACTACATGTCTGCACGTCAAAATGGTTTTTACTAGTATCCTGTTATTTCAATCATAAAGCACCCATTTCATATATTTTGTCTAAATTAAGACTCCACAAAtgcagaaaatttttaaacaacaacaaggTTAAGGTATATGGCTACCTTAACTTAAAACTTCTTTGTACTTCTTTCGCAGATGGAAATTTGAAGAGGGAATTGGAGTAACTATATCGGAATATGGATTGAACTAGTATTTTAAGACGGAATGTTCAATGTATATAATGGatgtttctctccaaagaataaaaagctgcTACAAAACTTCTGAATTCTCCCCCTTACAAGGATGATCAGATAGGTAATGGATTTAGGCTGTGCTGAAAAAAACACCTACACATGaggaaacatgaggattggtgaGATGCGGCTCGttcgtaaaaatttttaataagataGTTAATAATATAGGATAGTTAATAAGATAAATGCACTATATTTTTGTAACTTTATGGAACCTTTTCTCAATGTCAAAAAACCATTGGCAAATGGCGAAGCAATGTTTATCtgcaaactataaaaaaatgtataaaaaacaaagaactcTTAAACAGCTCAAGAGATTTTTGTGGTAACACCCATTTAGAAAGAATGTTTTGTGGTAGcccttgttttaaaaaaaacttaccattTTCACAACTGGCTGTCTGATGGCGAAGATTTTCATCGTAACAGGCACATGGCTCCTCTGATAGGGCCAAATTGAAACCATTTTTACATTTGACATCATGATAAAACAATtctaaagtgaaaaaaaattctaattactGTACGTGCATAAAATTTTGTGAGCAACTACCCAGCGGGAATAGGACGTGATATTAACGTCATAATTTGGTTACATTTTGGTCGTGACGTCCTGCGACCAAAATGCGACGTTACAGGACGTCGCCTAGTATGACGTTAATTTATGGACGTGCTTATAACGTTATAATGACGTCAAAAAATAAGGGGATTTTTAGGCCTATCCACGAACGTTTTGATAACGTAATAACGACGTCAGCATTTGTGACATCGTACTTATTAAATTAATATAAACAACTATCGTGTCTATTGTATATATCCTTATCCAAGTGCATTTTGCAACCATATAGTAAAACATAGCTACAGTCACATTTTAGGAGATTGACAAGAAACAATCGAGCGCACAAAAATCATTGAAGCACAACAATCtttgaacgcacaacaatcattgaacgcacaacaatctttgaacgcacaacaatcattgaacgcacaacaatctttgaacgcacaacaatcattgaacgcacaacaatctTTAAACGCACAACAATCtttgaacgcacaacaatcattaaCCGCAAAACAATCTTTaaacgcacaacaatcattaaCCGCACAACAATCtttgaacgcacaacaatcataAACCGCACAACAATCTCTAAACGCACAACAATCtttgaacgcacaacaatcattaaCCGCACAACAATCTTTAAACCCACAACAATCtttgaacgcacaacaatccTTAACCGCACAACAATCATTAACCGCACAACAATCATTAACCGCACAACAATCtttgaacgcacaacaatcattaaCCGCACAACAATCtttgaacgcacaacaatccTTAACCGCACAACAATCATTAACCGCACAACAATCATTAACCGCACAACAATCtttgaacgcacaacaatcattaaCCGCACAACAATCTTTTAACGCACAACAATCTTTGAACGCACagcaatcattgaacgcacaacaatctttgaacgcacaacaatctttgaacgcacaacaatcattgaacgcacaacaatcattaaCCGCGCAACAATCTTTGAACGCGCAACAATCtttgaacgcacaacaatcattgaaagCACAACAATCTTCTAACGCACAACAAGCTAATGTtcaattttgaatttaaaacatATCTTCATTCATTAGGAGAAAAAATGATGCATGTGCCCATAGCTTTGTGATTTCGCATCGTCGAAATAATCAACGGATATTTTTGATGACGAAGCATAGTTTCTATTAGCTGTTACACTTTTTATTTggaataaaataaattcttgACACATTTTTTGTGTCTTTCTTTTACTTTGCTTTTTTcccacaaaataataataattttttcgcGTTATCTTAGGGTTCACAGAAATaattctgcaaaaaataaccAAACAAGGAAGCATAATGCAATGGCGTTGTACGATGTAAACGAGTTCTTCATACAATGCTAAAGGACATGCTGATGACTCAATTAAACGTTATACCGACGTCATGCTAACGTTACTGAGACGTCATATCACCTAAGCATCACCAACCCATGACGTTCAAAATGACATCTTTCAAACGTTATTATTACGTCATGGACTGACGTCGTTGAGTGCAAATGTACCCATCTAATGACGTTATCACAACGTCATGTATGGTCACGGTGCAACGTtactataatattttaataatgtaATATTGCCAGCtgggtaattattattaaaattattattaaaaatcaaattaaataattaaaagaatcattACTTCATtataaactaaaaaacaaacctTGACGATTCGGACAAAATTCTAAAGCTCTAACTTCAGCCAAAGTCAGTGATTTGTTATAAAGTTGAAAACAGGAAAGGTATCCTTTAAAGACTTCGTGTACTTTGTCATTGGAAAAGAAATGGATACTTTGTGGAAATGGAATGGCAAATGTTAAGGGTAGATCAAATTCTTTTTCCAACtatgaaaataaattatatgtaaaaaatagttCAGTGAATGCCATTGCAAGAATTATTAACACTCGTAAAGATGTAATAAAGTTTCCTACTTTGTTATTCTTGAATAATTTCATCCGTCCTGCAGAATATGTGACACCAACATATGCCCACTTGTTTTTGTTAACTGCAAGTGGAAAGACTTCTTCAATGAATTCAGCATTAGATTGCATTCTATAACACGTAAATTTGAAACtcaaagtttattatttttgttagaaGATGTCAATTCTCTTTGTTGAAATATGATTAATTACTCTAAAAAGTCTCtattaaaggaaaataaaattgtttaaaatatagGTAAATTATGTTTGTTGtaggaaaaaaaaaacttttattttaaattcgtGATTTCTATTGGGAATGGCATGTTTTCtccataatatatttttttcacagatATCAAAAACTTCTGCATAACTTCTTCGTGCAATCATTTCATAGATATGAAGAAATTATTAATGTACATAAAGGGACTATAAAAAGGAATGTTGATTTTTATGTGACTAACATGATAGAAAAGCTAATTGAGGTAAAGAAGGTTTTATAAGCACTGATGAGAAAATCAACATCTTACATTTTCTTTAACACCTAATAGACattaaaatataactaaaaacgataaaaaaagtTACCTAAATGTTCGTTCtatcaaaattttaatcaatTTGAGCACCATTCTTTAATTTGAATCTTTTAGACAGAAAGAATTTCAAACCCTTTTCATAACTAAATCTCTTTCCATATTTTGCATAAAAGCCTGTAAGAATGTTGCATATGAAGCCagtaattttgaagaatgtgtAAAATTCTGTAATAAATGTACCCCTTTGTGTTGTGTCTCCTTTCGTGTTAAAAAAGACATAAGAAGATAGACATAAAAACAAGCAGATTTTATGGCAGAAACAAattattcttaatttaaaatcaaaaattaaaatcattaaaaaaacaaatcaacatTCTTCTTTAAACTTAGTCAATTTCTGCTacaattcatattttttcttgtatttataAACACTGAATGTTGcaataaacataaatattttatatgttaaaaacatcatgtttttcttgttttattttcatttttactaAAGTTTGAGCAGAAAAGTCAGATCTGCAGTAGGTTTAATGAAGTGCCCACCAAAAGTCGTTGACTCTTTTTGTTGCAAAACAATTACAATAATGCAATATAAAATTATGTATTGTATAAAGTTTTGCAATGAAATAGGATATTTTGTTTTGCGAAAGGCAGGGACGGATATTTCGCCAAAAATTTTGTGATAGGATTTTTCAAGTCACTCAGTAAACATCAGGCTTTATTTACGCAAGCACAAAGACAAACAGGTTCACATTAATATGATAAGGATATGGGAAGCAGTGTCATgtggcaagaaaaacaaaaacttacacAATGTATAATCTGTTCTGCTTCATGTTAATACTTATCAAATCACCTTGGATTCCAAATTGTACAATTTTTATGGATTTGTCAAcataaagtggataaaaatgaaataaaaatgccCACTCAGTTTTTATGGCAACAACAGCAGAATATATGTCTAGGTTAAATAACCCTAATTTAGAATCCAGCTCATCCAATTGCACACAGTGATCCCACATTCCGTACTTGTCAGGAAAGTGAACTCGAACTTTGCTATCAATAGTATCATCAACCAAATGAAGATGATGCGGGCCATAGTCTTGTAAGTAATATTCAGGTAAAGCCAAAGGATATAGAAGAAGAGGTGTTGGTAAATTTAAGGTCTTCATAACAGCAATGTACGAGGtgtaatctaaaaaaaaattc is drawn from Hydractinia symbiolongicarpus strain clone_291-10 chromosome 8, HSymV2.1, whole genome shotgun sequence and contains these coding sequences:
- the LOC130655123 gene encoding uncharacterized protein LOC130655123 isoform X3, producing the protein MDYAACVSNQFSKIGSVATPCSGDFSTCTEKYVIGFWFYVSHQETSIEQSKVFRFGDISMQVTYSSSEATIAAQTNIQWNGEICFFTTLPLNSWIYVNVELSSSNVSIFLNSVRIANSEGCSYPSGSKNDVMVLSIGSNVCIDDFSIFSVPNSYADAEVIYNWYLFGSTTDYRKYVQIKLIIFSQDFYQPANYNTEEKDFIYQSVHLMLKHFFSQYFTKPTIRYIGYKPVQLVKINPTRTTKVGLLVLLSYLPHNIENAFYTIPTQSFAHDGREYLIMRDYDKASTIGVLPTPLKFTATPLNSSTVTLKINNHVEDERYHVGFLVNITSYYLIDSLSIHHHFVKYFKTGRLKLFLFNLSPYKKYEIALWSLTHQGIGPRGKQVLHTPIDVNIIPPQDVGAFNTSHTSIEVEWSMYDNITHWNSENMTIRIYWKKVDFNYNNTQKSFSSYDYADMHSTLRNFSDFSYGDDVITSYEITGLEAFTNYSILVATVNDAGVGAFASMFCRSDQWLPEEAPNILLLELISPGVVFIRWNYTEDIEIFNSWEMSGYNLTIEPLYPSLSQSVAFTSLLLYKQDMFNSSVLDYFNLFKVTIFAFNEIGNGPTAQICFATGQEVPNYYLSIVKLINKTHNSINIRFGQVPRENENGIITHYVINYRPTDWKSTFINVIKNLTHTSDEWNYWKQMSNVNVSCSMKQPPNSSKVVDLNFTGLYPFTNYEFNFTPCTMVNCSNMQRTVVFRTAETYPSCAPNFTMSNTSSSSSLFITIGPLGHFCMNGILRFYHVVFLESELYGERIYNLLLNDILKENVENLTVNTHTATGLKKYWNYTAVVYVENSIGNGPHSFKWAVTAQDAPDGPPTNISGYANSSSSITLNVTLPKREHRNGIIRGYKVHLLNLINLTAHEVVFDVIDEPASILVVENLNFFTSYEIKVRAFTKVGDGPYTSDAPFLFSLILKTFEDVPTAPPSNVNVTSVTSDSVTVTWQKVPSDFQNGILNSFQLEISGILANNTLHTLRPPNISFLDYLDDYRSSISALFPYTQYNVSVQGCTTPGCGMKGWLQFTTDEMAPIGKIQFLQQINMDIKESLHFNWSDINPMKKRGEITFFISYNKHEKPWEEYNEFSTTFTVPGNQLSASIYNLNNYTSYRIAIYGIGRKGIGPLVTSDMRTSENVPLYSPQITFANNISSSGINVKFTKLPQSSWQGELLGYHVYYQHADEPTNCTAGQICKNMEFKDCIGDDINTCDVTELDLYTNYSVCIAGYTSAGVGPMSKCVYVITDTFVNGNWTEWSEWGNCDRSCANGTETKLRFCINPIPARGGANCSGLDVEQRLCNDFPCPGFYLAKPLTDCTETCENLGSKFACSDIIDTENTTHVFETSISGYDYTDIQGVTCSPDDSQKTFSKEYDPSFFFNKNICSGYARVPGRIKCSTDGKFSEGIRRLCYCVDIEAMSYTSWAIWSPCSVSCGRGVFRRFRTCLLESGCNKTVDIKDCNTQLCPVDGQWSAWTGFGKCSKSCGLGSNTRNRYCNSPPALFGGKKCEGKDSESIDGCNPNPCPRDGHWSEWSALRPCSRPCGAGGVQVKQRYCNNPEPLYGGDSCNGPDEIQYPCNEDVLCREIGVNFLIKMTNETWHYTIHYDNSVKGRKVRSHLINEVMAVMSNSSVGLSVVSDVVVNEMSRGSVIANFTVFYRVNSFVETLILQNAIDDIGFINTTPVQMLSITSHNVPYNAPKFTATSTVFDKIFVSWENDIDWAIPEQFSMYYVFYRNLTVPNVNWTSLGTVNTTIEITDLKGDTLYGIRLIAGISDANGIASMELKVRTAEGVPNIAPPNFIYQEMSPTSIFLDWDEIPKNKVPGTLLGYKIVYKRLDSNLTRDTTTAANMLQRTLNNLKPASWYLFTIYGYTVAGNGPVSFITFKTAYDAPGVPPPDVSWEDRFSSYRIKITWNPIPAEEENGYVVGYKMEYVLVRQADIDVTVGETLSVKEVDRFTFSAYIDDLSPYSMYKFKIFAFAKEGDGPAFTFTAVCNHTFIMIEVKARTFKVFFHSY